In Zunongwangia profunda SM-A87, the following proteins share a genomic window:
- a CDS encoding tetratricopeptide repeat-containing sensor histidine kinase has product MIDSLMAVKKYAQAKSKAAWLTEEQIPDSISAKAHLYLGKIELLTGNLDLALSEYFEAREFLKYLDAEDKANLFSGIGVVYSKSQNFDDAISNFKHALQYAQQDINRLKILVNLGGVSMEAGKEQVPFIYAEALEIAKKLKEAGVEAIIYTNLSNYYLKKHSWQSAIESANRSLSIRDSLKMPVSVITLNNLGYALVNSGTINEGIKNYKKALEYANLSEKIQILYNLRSANIAAGEYQKAIQYYDRYDSVKDIAASKNYEQKIADIRTAYETAEKEKKIILLEAENKIRKRELFWVVAAGVFLLLLLGIGGYFRMKHLKVRQKLEQSRLRSKFLRLQLNPHFLFNALQQVQFYIYRNERETSMQYLDQFGKLIRSVLEYSDSDFIKLSDEVAMLAHYLSLQENAIAADFSFSINCDPLISPEEISIPVMLLQPFVENAVIHGAGSRPEKARVEVVFQRTKLKDKIRVEIIDNGTGIQHKKTRSQHNKLHRSMGQDILQERMKELNRLTQTQIDIHIENATKEEKYPGTRVSLIIPCIPI; this is encoded by the coding sequence ATGATAGATTCTTTAATGGCTGTCAAAAAATATGCACAGGCTAAAAGTAAAGCAGCTTGGCTTACCGAAGAGCAAATTCCCGATAGTATAAGTGCAAAAGCTCATTTATACCTTGGGAAAATAGAGTTATTAACTGGAAATCTGGATCTTGCACTTTCTGAATATTTTGAAGCTCGGGAATTTTTAAAATACCTTGATGCTGAAGATAAAGCTAATTTGTTTTCAGGAATAGGAGTAGTATATTCTAAGTCTCAGAATTTTGACGATGCGATTTCTAATTTTAAGCATGCTTTACAATACGCTCAGCAAGATATAAATCGTTTAAAGATTCTTGTGAACCTTGGCGGGGTATCAATGGAAGCCGGTAAGGAACAGGTGCCTTTTATTTATGCTGAAGCACTGGAAATAGCTAAAAAACTAAAAGAAGCTGGCGTCGAAGCAATAATTTATACCAATCTTAGTAATTATTATCTAAAAAAGCATTCCTGGCAAAGCGCAATAGAGAGTGCGAATAGAAGCTTATCTATCAGAGATTCTTTAAAAATGCCGGTTTCTGTAATAACGCTTAATAATCTTGGTTATGCATTAGTCAATAGCGGGACTATTAATGAAGGAATCAAGAATTATAAAAAGGCACTGGAGTATGCTAATCTATCCGAAAAGATCCAGATTTTATACAATTTACGAAGCGCGAATATAGCAGCGGGAGAGTATCAAAAAGCAATACAATATTATGATCGATATGATAGTGTAAAGGATATAGCCGCCAGTAAGAATTATGAACAAAAAATAGCAGATATTCGGACGGCTTACGAGACTGCCGAGAAAGAGAAAAAAATAATCTTACTGGAAGCAGAGAATAAAATTCGGAAAAGAGAGTTATTCTGGGTTGTAGCTGCGGGTGTTTTTCTATTGCTATTGTTAGGGATTGGAGGTTATTTTAGAATGAAGCACTTAAAAGTGCGTCAAAAACTAGAGCAATCCCGATTAAGAAGCAAATTTTTACGATTACAGCTTAATCCACATTTTTTATTTAATGCTTTACAACAAGTCCAGTTTTATATTTATCGCAATGAGCGTGAAACATCTATGCAATATCTGGATCAGTTTGGGAAGCTTATACGATCGGTTTTGGAATATTCAGATAGCGATTTTATTAAACTTAGTGATGAGGTTGCCATGCTAGCACATTATTTAAGTTTACAGGAGAATGCTATTGCAGCCGATTTTTCATTTTCGATTAACTGCGACCCTTTGATTTCGCCAGAGGAAATTAGTATTCCAGTTATGTTATTACAGCCTTTTGTGGAGAATGCGGTGATCCACGGAGCCGGATCAAGACCAGAAAAAGCCCGTGTAGAAGTTGTATTCCAAAGAACTAAGCTTAAGGATAAAATACGTGTTGAAATTATTGATAACGGAACCGGTATTCAACATAAAAAAACAAGATCGCAGCACAATAAATTACATCGCTCTATGGGACAGGATATTTTGCAAGAACGAATGAAGGAATTAAATCGTCTCACTCAGACGCAAATAGATATACATATTGAGAACGCAACAAAAGAGGAGAAGTATCCGGGTACTCGTGTTAGTCTTATTATTCCTTGTATTCCTATATAA
- a CDS encoding LytR/AlgR family response regulator transcription factor, which yields MNFRSEPTDLRVLLVEDDFASVSMFTDILKMHFGFEICSVNTLEEASNKLESFSPELLILDINLPDGNSINFLKELYQKGFPEFKVIFTTAYANYAVEAFRLSALDFLLKPIAPQNLIASVKKVLKNISSENYKKQLETLFLNDRQPKDKKIVLKTQDDIHVVALQDIIHAQADNNYTIFYLTNLKKVLVSKPLKKFENDLSKYGFLRTHQSHLINSAHILSYHRKKQCVVLHGDIEVPVAQNRKQILLNFFN from the coding sequence ATGAATTTTAGAAGTGAACCAACAGATCTACGGGTATTGCTTGTTGAAGATGATTTTGCCTCAGTAAGCATGTTTACTGATATTCTTAAAATGCATTTTGGATTTGAAATATGTAGTGTGAATACCTTAGAAGAAGCCTCTAATAAATTAGAGTCTTTTTCGCCCGAATTATTGATATTAGATATTAATTTACCCGACGGAAATTCGATAAATTTTTTGAAAGAGTTGTATCAAAAAGGATTTCCTGAGTTTAAAGTGATTTTTACAACGGCTTATGCCAATTATGCCGTAGAAGCTTTTCGATTGAGCGCTTTAGATTTCTTACTGAAACCAATAGCACCCCAAAACCTGATAGCATCTGTAAAAAAGGTTTTAAAAAATATATCGTCTGAAAATTATAAAAAACAATTAGAAACCTTATTTCTTAACGATCGCCAACCAAAGGATAAAAAGATTGTTCTAAAAACTCAGGATGATATTCATGTTGTTGCTTTACAAGATATCATTCATGCCCAGGCAGATAATAATTATACCATATTTTATCTTACAAACCTAAAAAAGGTTTTAGTCTCTAAGCCTTTAAAGAAATTCGAAAATGACTTATCAAAATATGGATTTTTAAGAACTCATCAATCCCATTTGATTAATAGCGCTCATATTCTTTCTTATCATCGCAAAAAGCAGTGCGTTGTACTGCATGGGGACATAGAAGTGCCCGTTGCCCAAAATAGAAAGCAGATATTACTTAATTTTTTTAATTAA